Proteins from one Streptomyces sp. NBC_00289 genomic window:
- a CDS encoding ArsR/SmtB family transcription factor → MQVPLYQAKAEFFRMLGHPVRIRVLELLQSGPVAVRDLLAEIEIEPSSLSQQLAVLRRSGIVVSIREGSTVSYALAGGDVAELLRAARRILTELIAGQNELLAELQHLEPPVPAPPLP, encoded by the coding sequence GTGCAGGTCCCCCTCTATCAGGCCAAGGCCGAGTTCTTCCGCATGCTGGGGCACCCGGTGCGCATCAGGGTCCTCGAGCTGCTTCAGAGCGGGCCCGTCGCGGTGCGGGACCTGCTCGCCGAGATAGAGATCGAACCGTCCAGCCTGTCCCAGCAGCTGGCCGTGCTGCGCCGTTCCGGGATCGTGGTGTCGATCCGGGAGGGATCTACGGTCAGCTACGCGCTGGCCGGCGGTGACGTCGCCGAACTGCTCCGTGCGGCCCGGCGAATCCTGACGGAACTCATCGCCGGACAGAACGAGTTGCTGGCCGAGCTGCAACACCTCGAACCGCCGGTGCCGGCACCCCCGCTGCCCTGA